One Candidatus Korarchaeum sp. genomic window carries:
- a CDS encoding prepilin peptidase, whose translation MLPLILAIITLLIASLYDLRDRQVPDELWVPGVAVGLSIKVLEWERTVKFLENYWPFLLLLAIMLLIEWFLSTSGEADLLAYLTLASLMTGKCWFPDALIIYVTSKVLMVLTLPFQFLLNLITVMRHPELIEGFDEPTWRKLLALLLLTPYRRPLSFYATVAETEVGGKRKFVLRAALEPISDGMPEEGKWIAPTYPMIPFILASTLMLAISGCWIA comes from the coding sequence ATGCTCCCCCTGATCTTGGCGATCATCACGCTACTGATAGCGAGCTTATACGACCTGAGGGATAGGCAGGTCCCCGATGAGCTCTGGGTACCGGGGGTAGCGGTTGGCTTATCCATCAAGGTATTGGAATGGGAGCGAACGGTGAAATTCCTAGAGAATTACTGGCCCTTCCTCCTTCTCCTCGCGATAATGCTCTTAATAGAGTGGTTCCTCTCTACATCCGGTGAAGCGGACCTCCTAGCTTACCTCACACTGGCATCATTGATGACCGGAAAGTGCTGGTTTCCAGACGCCCTCATCATATACGTGACATCGAAGGTACTGATGGTCCTAACTCTGCCCTTCCAGTTCTTATTGAACTTGATCACAGTGATGAGGCATCCCGAGTTAATTGAGGGATTCGATGAGCCTACTTGGAGGAAGTTGCTTGCTCTGCTACTATTGACTCCCTACAGGAGGCCCCTCTCCTTCTACGCAACGGTAGCTGAGACTGAAGTGGGAGGGAAGAGGAAGTTCGTATTGAGAGCTGCTCTAGAGCCTATAAGCGATGGGATGCCGGAGGAAGGGAAGTGGATAGCTCCCACTTATCCTATGATCCCCTTCATACTAGCTTCGACCCTCATGCTTGCGATATCAGGGTGCTGGATCGCGTGA
- a CDS encoding pyrimidine dimer DNA glycosylase/endonuclease V — MRLWSIHPKYLDRIGLVAVWREGLLAKRVLEGKTKGYRNHPQLLRFKESERPLDSIDAYLFQIYLEARRRGYSFDISKIRDIELLGILKVTRGQLEFEFTHLLRKLEMRDRRKFEELKNLDLRDLEPNPIFIVIEGGVEKWEKSSID; from the coding sequence TTGAGGCTCTGGTCAATCCATCCCAAGTACTTAGATCGCATCGGTCTAGTTGCCGTTTGGAGGGAAGGTCTATTGGCTAAGCGAGTTCTCGAGGGGAAGACGAAAGGTTACCGAAATCACCCCCAACTCTTGAGATTTAAGGAGAGCGAGAGACCGCTGGATTCAATCGATGCGTATCTCTTTCAGATATATCTAGAGGCGAGGAGGAGGGGGTATTCGTTCGATATCTCTAAAATAAGGGACATTGAGCTTCTAGGGATTCTGAAAGTAACTAGGGGGCAACTTGAGTTTGAATTCACTCATCTGCTGAGAAAATTAGAAATGCGTGATAGGAGGAAGTTCGAGGAGCTGAAGAATTTAGATCTTAGAGACTTGGAGCCCAATCCGATCTTCATAGTAATTGAGGGTGGGGTAGAGAAGTGGGAGAAATCTTCAATTGACTGA
- a CDS encoding PaREP1 family protein — protein MPLDPDELVEIHLKLSEKYMREAEDLLAKGDYAQASEKAWGAAAQIVKALAAREGKEIRSHRELNEEVSRISKGTGDDKIRALWQSAAALHQNSYEKLAPS, from the coding sequence ATGCCCCTCGATCCAGATGAGCTAGTTGAGATCCATTTAAAGCTCTCCGAGAAATACATGAGGGAGGCGGAGGATCTCCTGGCTAAGGGGGATTACGCTCAGGCTTCCGAGAAAGCCTGGGGAGCTGCCGCTCAGATAGTTAAAGCATTAGCTGCGAGAGAGGGGAAGGAGATAAGGAGCCACAGGGAGCTGAATGAGGAGGTTTCTAGGATATCGAAGGGCACAGGGGATGATAAGATAAGAGCTCTATGGCAATCTGCGGCAGCGCTTCACCAGAACTCCTATGAAAAACTGGCTCCCTCCTGA